A window from Rhizosphaericola mali encodes these proteins:
- a CDS encoding GLPGLI family protein — protein sequence MKKYIIITLVLIGFASQGFSQNARFITSGKIVFERRTQIQKTVQEFVELTPMMKNQSEQIMQMFNGKYKPFQVTDYVMNFNSTASYYTPSDPQPDTHQEFDRMFNMPGQDNSVFTNYSDQKRLSTKGIFNTTLNISDSIEPIRWRIMDETRDIAGFECRRANGLIHDSVYVVAFYTPQIVPSMGPESFHGLPGMILGLSLPYLHSTWFATTVTPSTTPLVVDDSKINKKIKTVNEKEFQATIKQIASAFGGGDGGKYLIQFLNF from the coding sequence ATGAAAAAATATATAATAATAACCCTTGTATTAATAGGCTTTGCATCTCAAGGTTTTAGTCAAAATGCCAGATTTATCACCTCTGGTAAAATAGTATTTGAACGACGTACACAAATTCAAAAAACTGTCCAAGAGTTTGTGGAACTGACACCAATGATGAAAAATCAGTCCGAACAAATCATGCAAATGTTCAATGGAAAATACAAACCGTTCCAAGTAACAGACTATGTCATGAATTTTAATTCGACAGCGAGTTACTATACTCCATCTGATCCCCAACCAGATACACACCAGGAATTTGATAGAATGTTTAATATGCCAGGGCAAGATAATTCTGTGTTTACAAATTATAGTGACCAAAAAAGGTTAAGTACAAAAGGTATTTTTAATACCACTTTAAATATTTCAGATTCCATTGAACCTATTAGATGGCGTATTATGGATGAGACGCGTGATATTGCAGGATTTGAATGTCGTCGTGCCAATGGTTTAATTCACGATTCGGTATATGTTGTTGCTTTTTACACACCTCAAATTGTACCATCCATGGGACCAGAGTCATTTCATGGTCTTCCAGGGATGATACTAGGTTTATCTTTACCCTATTTACACAGTACGTGGTTTGCAACTACAGTTACTCCTTCCACTACACCATTAGTAGTTGATGATTCGAAGATCAATAAAAAAATAAAAACAGTAAACGAAAAAGAATTCCAAGCAACGATAAAACAAATTGCGTCTGCTTTTGGCGGTGGTGATGGAGGAAAATATCTGATCCAGTTTCTTAACTTTTAA